The region TTTTTATGACGGTACTGGAATTATTGGTGGCATTCATTCAGGCGTATGTTTTTACCTTACTTTCCGCACTGTATTTTGGTGGGGCGGTAGAGGATATTCATCATTAAAAATCATTTAATAACCAAATATATATTATTATGTTACTTTCAATTATTTTGCAAGCAGTGGCTAATACAGCTTTAGCTAAGTTCGGAGCAGCTCTTGGAGCAGGTATTGCAGCTGTTGCAGCAGGTGTAGGTATTGGACGTATCGGTGGTTCGGCAATGGAAGCAATTGCTCGTCAACCCGAATCATCCGGTGACATCCGTTCCAATATGATCGTTGCTGCGGCGCTGATCGAAGGGGTTGCCTTCTTCGCTATTGTATTGTGCTTGCTGATCCTTTTTGTATAAAAGGCTGATCTTTTAACCCGGTCTTCTCGTGCGGTTGGCCGGAAGCCGGGTTTTTACCATTTGAAATCAAAATATATAAAAATATAAAGTCATGCAATTAGTTTCACCCGATATTGGATTGGTATTCTGGATGTTGGTTTCATTTCTGATTGTGCTTTTTTTATTGAAAAAATTTGCATGGAAGCCGATTTTGAACATGCTTCACCGGCGTGAAGATTCTATCGAACAGGCATTGAAAGCTGCCGATCGCGCCAGGGAGGACATGGAGAAGATGAAGGCCGATAATGAAAAAATCCTGGATGAAGCCCGTATGGAACGGGAAAAAATATTCAGGGAGGCTCAGGAAATGAAAGAAAAAATTGTCTCTGAAGCCCGGGATTCTGCTAGAAAAGAGCAGGAACGTATCATGGAAGAGACCCGTACATCCATTCAGTCGGAAAAGAGTGCAGCTCTCAAGGAGATCAGGGAACTGACGGCCGATCTATCCGTACAGATTGCTGAAAAACTGCTTCGTCATGAATTGAGTAATGATGGAAAGCAAAAAGAATTACTGGATAAATTAACCGGGGAATTACCGTTGAATTAGTCCGGATAATCCGATAATGAAGTGATGTATGAATAACAGTATTGTTTCAAATCGTTATGCCAAAGCCATGTTTATGGTGGGAGTAGACCATAAATGCCTGGAAGAATTAAGGGCGGATATGGCGCTTTTATCCGTAACTATCAAAGATAATCCGATGTTTGTTCAGTTGTTGGATAGTCCGGTGATCAAACCCGGACAGAAACTTCGGGTAATGGGCGAGTTATTACAAAAGAGGGTCCATCCGTTGACACTTAATTTTATCAATATCCTCAT is a window of Bacteroidales bacterium DNA encoding:
- the atpE gene encoding ATP synthase F0 subunit C, whose amino-acid sequence is MLLSIILQAVANTALAKFGAALGAGIAAVAAGVGIGRIGGSAMEAIARQPESSGDIRSNMIVAAALIEGVAFFAIVLCLLILFV
- a CDS encoding F0F1 ATP synthase subunit B, with amino-acid sequence MQLVSPDIGLVFWMLVSFLIVLFLLKKFAWKPILNMLHRREDSIEQALKAADRAREDMEKMKADNEKILDEARMEREKIFREAQEMKEKIVSEARDSARKEQERIMEETRTSIQSEKSAALKEIRELTADLSVQIAEKLLRHELSNDGKQKELLDKLTGELPLN